One genomic window of Cygnus olor isolate bCygOlo1 chromosome 3, bCygOlo1.pri.v2, whole genome shotgun sequence includes the following:
- the ODC1 gene encoding ornithine decarboxylase gives MTNFSNEEFEFTFLDEGFTAKDTLDQKINEVSSSDDKDAFYVADLGDIVKKHMRWHKALPRVTPFYAVKCNDSKAVVKTLAALGAGFDCASKTEIQLVQSIGVPPERIIYANPCKQISQIKHAASSGVQMMTFDSEVELMKVARAHPKAKLVLRITTDDSKAVCRLSVKFGATLKTSRLLLERARELDLAIVGVSFHVGSGCTDPETFVQAISDARCVFDMGAELGFNMYLLDIGGGFPGSEDVKLKFEEITSVINPALDKYFPLDSGIKIIAEPGRYYVASAFTLAVNIIAKKIVLKEQTGSDDEDDVNDKTLMYYVNDGVYGSFNCILYDHAHVKPVLQKRPKPDDNCYSCSIWGPTCDGLDRIVERFNMPELQVGDWILFENMGAYTVAAASTFNGFQRPTIHYVMSRPAWQLMQQIKEQGFLAEVEEQDVASLPLSCAWESGIEYPATCASASINV, from the exons ATGACTAACTTCAGCAATGAAGAATTTGAATTCACCTTCCTTGATGAAGGCTTTACTGCCAAGGATACCCttgaccaaaaaataaatgaagtgtcGTCTTCT GATGATAAAGATGCCTTCTATGTTGCTGACCTCGGGGATATTGTAAAGAAGCACATGCGGTGGCATAAAGCCCTTCCTCGAGTAACCCCCTTCTATGCTGTCAAATGTAACGACAGCAAAGCTGTAGTGAAGACTCTTGCTGCTCTTGGTGCAGGATTTGATTGTGCCAGTAAG ACGGAAATACAGCTGGTACAGAGCATCGGTGTGCCTCCGGAGCGAATAATATATGCAAATCCGTGCAAACAAATATCTCAGATCAAACATGCTGCTAGCAGTGGTGTACAGATGATGACGTTTGATAGTGAAGTAGAACTAATGAAAGTTGCAAGGGCCCATCCAAAAGCCAA aTTAGTCTTGCGCATCACAACTGATGACTCCAAAGCAGTTTGCCGTCTGAGTGTCAAATTTGGAGCTACGCTTAAGACAAGCAGGCTGCTTCTGGAGCGTGCAAGAGAACTGGACCTTGCCATTGTTGGTGTTAG tTTCCATGTTGGTAGTGGATGTACAGACCCAGAGACATTTGTTCAAGCCATTTCTGATGCCCGCTGTGTGTTCGATATGGGA gCTGAACTTGGCTTCAACATGTATCTGCTTGACATCGGTGGTGGCTTCCCTGGCTCTGAAGATGTCAAGCTTAAGTTTGAAGAG ATCACAAGTGTAATCAACCCAGCACTGGATAAATACTTTCCTTTGGATTCCGGAATAAAAATTATTGCAGAGCCAGGAAGATATTATGTTGCATCAGCATTCACACTGGCAGTCAATATCATTGCCAAAAAAATTGTGTTAAAGGAGCAAACAGGTTCTGATG ATGAAGACGATGTGAACGACAAAACGCTTATGTACTATGTGAATGACGGAGTCTATGGATCGTTCAACTGCATCTTGTATGACCACGCACATGTTAAACCAGTTCTGCAGAAG CGGCCTAAGCCAGACGACAACTGCTATTCCTGCAGCATATGGGGACCAACATGCGATGGCCTCGATCGTATTGTTGAGCGCTTTAACATGCCAGAGCTGCAAGTTGGTGACTGGATCCTGTTTGAAAACATGGGCGCCTATACTGTTGCAGCAGCTTCTACTTTCAATGGATTCCAGAGGCCAACAATACATTATGTGATGTCAAGACCAGCATG gcAACTAATGCAGCAGATTAAGGAGCAAGGGTTCCTAGCTGAAGTGGAGGAGCAGGATGTTGCTAGTCTGCCACTCTCTTGTGCCTGGGAAAGCGGAATCGAATATCCAGCGACTTGTGCTTCAGCTAGTATTAATGTATAG